A genomic window from Planctomycetota bacterium includes:
- a CDS encoding RNA-binding protein, which produces MANIYVGNLNFKTTQESLEAAFGQYGQVDRVNLITDRETGRPRGFAFVEMANDDEAKRAIEELNGKDLEGRTLTVNEARPRQERGGGGGGGGGRGGYGGGRGGHGGGGGGRDRDRW; this is translated from the coding sequence ATGGCTAACATCTACGTCGGTAACCTCAACTTCAAAACCACACAGGAATCGCTCGAAGCCGCCTTCGGCCAATACGGGCAGGTCGATCGGGTGAATCTGATCACTGATCGCGAGACGGGTCGGCCGCGCGGTTTCGCCTTCGTCGAAATGGCCAACGATGACGAAGCGAAGCGCGCGATCGAAGAACTCAACGGCAAGGATCTGGAAGGTCGCACGCTGACCGTCAACGAAGCGCGCCCGCGTCAGGAACGCGGCGGCGGCGGTGGCGGCGGCGGCGGTCGCGGCGGCTACGGCGGGGGACGCGGTGGTCATGGCGGCGGCGGCGGTGGTCGCGACCGCGATCGCTGGTAA
- the xerD gene encoding site-specific tyrosine recombinase XerD, whose translation MDSRFNQPVRDFLAYLRVECGLAANTIVSYELDLKKLESFLAQRGRDDPATLDAPILIAHLRQLRAAGMASSSIARHLATIRAFGRFLVAYEYCEHDPAELLERPTMWKRLPQSMHTQQIDKLLAAPLPSDKLYLRDVAILETLYATGCRASELGTMSLRDFHNDVGVVKITGKGNRQRIVPVGKKAVEAIRQYVADLRPKLLRAGKPNDALFLTTRGTAVDRYIIWSMIKKHARRAGLRGIHPHTLRHTFATHMLGGGADLRVVQELLGHARVTTTQIYTHVDQSRLKAVIANHHPRP comes from the coding sequence ATGGACAGCCGCTTCAACCAACCGGTTCGTGACTTCCTCGCTTACTTGCGGGTCGAATGCGGGCTGGCGGCCAACACGATCGTCAGTTATGAGCTGGACCTCAAGAAGCTTGAATCCTTCCTCGCACAGCGCGGCCGGGACGACCCGGCAACGCTCGACGCCCCGATTCTGATCGCGCATCTGCGCCAGCTTCGTGCGGCGGGCATGGCGTCCTCCTCCATCGCGCGACACCTTGCGACGATCCGCGCGTTCGGGCGATTCCTCGTCGCATACGAATACTGCGAGCATGATCCGGCGGAGCTTTTGGAGCGGCCGACGATGTGGAAGCGCTTGCCGCAGAGCATGCACACGCAGCAGATCGATAAGCTGCTCGCCGCCCCGCTGCCGTCAGACAAGCTTTATCTGCGCGATGTGGCGATTCTCGAAACACTCTACGCCACCGGCTGCCGCGCTTCGGAACTGGGCACGATGAGTCTACGCGATTTTCACAACGACGTCGGTGTCGTGAAGATCACCGGCAAAGGCAATCGCCAGCGCATCGTGCCCGTCGGGAAAAAAGCCGTCGAAGCGATTCGACAATACGTGGCGGACCTGCGGCCGAAACTGCTGCGGGCGGGCAAGCCCAATGACGCGCTGTTTCTGACGACGCGCGGGACGGCGGTGGACCGGTACATCATCTGGTCCATGATCAAAAAGCACGCCCGTCGCGCCGGCCTGCGCGGCATCCACCCCCACACGCTCCGCCACACCTTCGCCACCCACATGCTCGGCGGCGGGGCCGACCTGCGCGTCGTGCAGGAACTGCTCGGCCACGCCCGCGTCACCACCACGCAGATCTACACGCACGTCGATCAGTCACGCCTCAAAGCCGTGATCGCCAACCATCATCCCCGGCCGTGA
- a CDS encoding prepilin-type N-terminal cleavage/methylation domain-containing protein: MFRRAFTLVELLVVIAIIALLIGILMPSLSRARAVARDVVSTAGCKQMMQGYAAYADDHKGHFLFGYAPKFVNGVPITVNVVGRTLGYPLSDRYPWRLAPYVAGLWPLIHHHDGVPEAPLASDSDTEVFNKAYTLSLGPTFGINSLFVGGHKGTVGFTQISGENYRPNYASPTVFYQHDVKRPGGLIVLANSRTNMNFFSPDGSNLPAGSALNYLSAPISNGRNWSVDAQGEFVGHKSGVLMGYPRGWFTERTVTGFADTHAERLLPAELDNMTLWANKAASTTYDLASP, from the coding sequence ATGTTTCGACGCGCTTTTACGTTGGTTGAATTGCTGGTCGTCATCGCCATCATCGCCCTGCTGATCGGCATTCTGATGCCGTCGCTGAGCCGGGCGCGGGCGGTGGCGCGGGATGTGGTGAGCACCGCCGGGTGCAAGCAGATGATGCAGGGCTACGCCGCTTACGCCGACGATCACAAGGGTCATTTTCTATTCGGCTACGCGCCGAAATTCGTCAACGGCGTGCCCATCACCGTCAACGTCGTCGGCCGCACGCTCGGGTATCCGCTTTCGGATCGTTACCCGTGGCGGCTGGCGCCGTATGTCGCCGGTCTGTGGCCCCTGATTCATCATCACGACGGCGTGCCCGAGGCGCCGCTCGCCTCCGATTCCGACACCGAAGTGTTCAACAAGGCGTACACGCTTTCGCTGGGCCCGACGTTCGGCATCAATTCGCTGTTCGTCGGCGGACACAAAGGGACCGTCGGATTCACGCAGATTTCCGGCGAAAACTACCGGCCCAACTACGCGAGTCCGACCGTGTTCTATCAGCACGACGTGAAGCGGCCGGGCGGGCTGATCGTGCTGGCCAACAGCCGCACGAACATGAACTTCTTCTCTCCCGACGGCTCGAACCTTCCGGCGGGCTCGGCGCTGAATTATCTGTCCGCGCCGATCAGCAACGGGCGCAACTGGTCCGTCGATGCGCAGGGCGAATTCGTCGGCCATAAGAGCGGCGTGCTGATGGGCTATCCGCGCGGCTGGTTCACCGAACGCACCGTCACCGGCTTCGCCGACACGCATGCGGAGCGACTGCTGCCCGCTGAATTGGACAACATGACGCTTTGGGCCAACAAGGCCGCGAGCACCACCTACGACCTGGCTTCGCCCTGA
- a CDS encoding M42 family peptidase has product MDLLAKLTQTPSVPGREDRIRKVIRDHITKAKLFDDIRVDAMGSLIAVRKPRPAKKSAAPKKPLKVMLAAHMDQIGFLVSYVNEDNGSIRVNPVGGFDTRNLFARTVRVCTASGDLPGVMNPSGKPVHIASEEERKKIPDVGEFFIDLGLPPGQVSRKVKIGDMVVLDGPFHDIGSTIVSQCMDNRVGCWAVVRAIENLKHHDCEIHAVWTVQEEVGLRGAGPASFSVDPDIALSCDTTLCCEVPGVAPEQHVTKFGKGVCIKVMDGSAIADIGLIEDIEAVAKKKRIKHQRGVLPRGGQDGGIIQRTRAGVRIAVFACPVKYIHTVTEMSHKDDLASYHQLLTAYLEQL; this is encoded by the coding sequence ATGGATTTGCTTGCCAAACTCACTCAGACCCCCTCCGTCCCCGGCCGCGAAGACCGCATCCGCAAGGTCATCCGTGACCACATCACCAAGGCCAAACTCTTCGACGACATCCGCGTCGACGCCATGGGCTCGCTCATCGCCGTCCGCAAACCCCGACCCGCCAAAAAGTCCGCCGCGCCCAAAAAGCCCCTCAAGGTCATGCTCGCCGCGCACATGGACCAGATCGGCTTCCTCGTCAGCTACGTCAACGAAGACAACGGCTCCATCCGCGTCAACCCCGTCGGCGGGTTCGACACACGCAATCTCTTCGCCCGCACCGTCCGCGTCTGCACCGCCTCCGGCGACCTGCCCGGCGTGATGAACCCCTCCGGCAAACCCGTCCATATCGCCTCCGAGGAAGAGCGCAAGAAAATCCCCGACGTCGGCGAGTTCTTCATCGACCTCGGGCTCCCCCCCGGTCAGGTCAGCCGCAAAGTCAAGATCGGCGACATGGTCGTCCTCGACGGCCCGTTCCATGACATCGGCTCCACCATCGTCAGCCAGTGCATGGACAACCGCGTCGGCTGCTGGGCCGTCGTCCGCGCCATCGAAAACCTCAAGCATCACGACTGCGAAATCCACGCCGTCTGGACCGTGCAGGAGGAAGTCGGCCTCCGCGGCGCCGGCCCCGCCTCCTTCTCCGTCGATCCCGACATCGCGCTCTCCTGTGACACGACTCTCTGCTGCGAAGTCCCCGGCGTCGCGCCCGAGCAGCATGTCACCAAATTCGGCAAGGGCGTCTGCATCAAGGTCATGGACGGCTCCGCCATCGCCGACATCGGCCTCATCGAAGACATCGAAGCCGTCGCCAAAAAGAAACGCATCAAGCACCAGCGCGGCGTCCTCCCCCGCGGCGGACAGGACGGCGGCATCATCCAGCGCACCCGCGCCGGCGTCCGCATCGCCGTCTTCGCCTGCCCCGTCAAATACATCCACACCGTCACCGAAATGTCCCACAAAGACGACCTGGCCAGCTACCACCAGTTGCTCACCGCGTACCTCGAGCAGCTCTGA